From one Anaeromyxobacter diazotrophicus genomic stretch:
- the ftsY gene encoding signal recognition particle-docking protein FtsY, which translates to MRIPLALTATDQAVVAALAVALLLVLAAAVLVLRRRRRPPLAPPPAAPELPPAQRRAPPPAAPPPPAREAEPALGREEREARRKEEYRRKKEEERLERERRRAAQEEEARRAREEAERAAREAEEARQREEEERRRRAEAEAGRTLAAGLAKTRGGFMARLEALFTGGKPVDEAVLADLEEVLFTADIGVQTATRLLESARERVKRKELADPSRLRAVLREDIERILTLDGRGGASEGLAIGPARPYVVMVVGVNGSGKTTTVGKLAAKLQQGGHSVLLGAGDTFRAAAGEQLEIWAERVGAPVVRAPEGADPASVCFEAVKQGVERGVDVVLCDTAGRLHTKAPLMEELKKVKRVMAKASPGAPHEVLLVLDSTNGQNAIAQARQFHDALGVTGLVLTKLDGTAKGGVVIGICDELKLPVRYVGVGEQVADLRPFSPHEFVEALFEG; encoded by the coding sequence ATGCGCATCCCGCTCGCCCTGACCGCGACCGACCAGGCCGTCGTCGCCGCGCTGGCGGTGGCGCTGCTCCTGGTGCTCGCGGCGGCGGTGCTGGTGCTGCGGCGCCGCCGCCGGCCGCCGCTCGCCCCGCCGCCGGCCGCGCCCGAGCTGCCGCCCGCCCAGCGGCGCGCGCCGCCCCCCGCCGCCCCGCCGCCCCCGGCGCGGGAGGCGGAGCCCGCGCTCGGGCGCGAGGAGCGCGAGGCGCGCCGCAAGGAGGAGTACCGGCGCAAGAAGGAGGAGGAGCGGCTCGAGCGGGAGCGCCGGCGGGCGGCCCAGGAGGAGGAGGCGCGCCGCGCGCGGGAGGAGGCGGAGCGGGCCGCGCGCGAGGCCGAGGAGGCGCGCCAGCGCGAGGAGGAGGAGCGGCGGCGCCGCGCCGAGGCCGAGGCGGGCCGCACGCTCGCCGCGGGCCTCGCGAAGACGCGGGGCGGCTTCATGGCCCGCCTCGAGGCGCTCTTCACCGGCGGCAAGCCGGTGGACGAGGCGGTGCTGGCCGACCTGGAGGAGGTGCTGTTCACCGCCGACATCGGGGTGCAGACGGCCACCCGGCTCCTCGAGTCCGCCCGCGAGCGCGTGAAGCGCAAGGAGCTCGCCGATCCCTCCCGGCTCCGCGCGGTGCTGCGCGAGGACATCGAGCGCATCCTCACCCTCGACGGGCGCGGGGGCGCGAGCGAGGGGCTCGCGATCGGGCCGGCGCGGCCGTACGTGGTCATGGTGGTGGGCGTGAACGGCAGCGGGAAGACCACCACCGTCGGGAAGCTGGCCGCGAAGCTCCAGCAGGGCGGCCACAGCGTGCTGCTCGGGGCGGGGGACACCTTCCGGGCCGCGGCCGGCGAGCAGCTCGAGATCTGGGCCGAGCGCGTGGGCGCGCCGGTGGTGCGCGCGCCCGAGGGCGCCGACCCGGCCAGCGTCTGCTTCGAGGCGGTGAAGCAGGGCGTCGAGCGGGGCGTGGACGTGGTGCTGTGCGACACGGCCGGGCGCCTCCACACCAAGGCGCCCCTCATGGAGGAGCTCAAGAAGGTGAAGCGCGTCATGGCCAAGGCCTCCCCGGGCGCGCCGCACGAGGTGCTGCTCGTCCTCGACTCCACCAACGGCCAGAACGCCATCGCGCAGGCGCGGCAGTTCCACGACGCGCTCGGCGTCACCGGGCTCGTCCTCACCAAGCTCGACGGCACCGCCAAGGGCGGCGTCGTGATCGGCATCTGCGACGAGCTGAAGCTCCCCGTGCGGTACGTCGGCGTGGGCGAGCAGGTGGCCGACCTGCGGCCGTTCTCGCCCCACGAGTTCGTCGAGGCGCTGTTCGAGGGGTGA
- a CDS encoding Na/Pi cotransporter family protein encodes MSFLDLTVLLGGLAIFLHGLGLAREGLQVVAGERLRTLLFALTRNRVVGLVSGAVVTTIVQSSTAVTVMLVGFAASSLMTLPQAMAVVLGADIGTTVTVQLIAFRLTPYALLLVALGFALRFFTRKRRVRYAGEAVMGIGLLFFGLKLMSDATLPLRGSPLFATVLAHLATTPFAGLAAGAAATLLMQGSAPTIGLLIALATSGSMSMAAAAPLVLGANIGTTLTPIVAAAGQAPAGKRVAFAHALFKLLGVAGFLPFIGAFTRLAERTAPDVPRQIANAHSIFNLCTALVFLPFVGVGARLVSRLYPDGGGRERFGPRYLDPRAIESPALAFGNAQREFLRMADIVADMVKDCLRCFEEGGVDLAAEIEARDDQVDILNREIRFYLARLGQEAMTREQADRQMELISLASDVENAGDLVNRNILALARKKAAHGLAFSREGWADIREFHGKVSENLDLALVAFSSADEEIARKVLRHRQKLMDIEAELKEKHIARLNQGLRESLETSSVHLDLLAYLRTVNLHMGNLAEAVVRRRERDQDRRE; translated from the coding sequence ATGAGCTTCCTGGACCTGACGGTCCTCCTGGGCGGGCTGGCCATCTTCCTCCACGGCCTGGGCCTCGCCCGCGAGGGGCTGCAGGTCGTGGCGGGCGAGCGGCTGCGCACGCTCCTGTTCGCGCTGACCCGCAACCGGGTGGTCGGGCTCGTCTCGGGCGCGGTCGTCACCACCATCGTCCAGTCCTCGACGGCGGTGACGGTGATGCTGGTCGGGTTCGCCGCCTCGAGCCTCATGACCCTGCCGCAGGCCATGGCGGTGGTGCTGGGCGCGGACATCGGCACCACCGTCACGGTCCAGCTCATCGCCTTCCGGCTCACCCCCTACGCGCTCCTGCTGGTCGCGCTCGGCTTCGCGCTGCGCTTCTTCACCCGCAAGCGGCGCGTCCGGTACGCGGGCGAAGCGGTGATGGGGATCGGGCTGCTCTTCTTCGGCCTGAAGCTCATGAGCGACGCCACGCTGCCGCTGCGGGGATCGCCGCTCTTCGCCACCGTGCTCGCGCACCTCGCGACCACGCCCTTCGCCGGGCTGGCGGCCGGCGCCGCCGCCACCCTGCTCATGCAGGGCTCGGCGCCGACCATCGGGCTCCTCATCGCGCTCGCGACCTCGGGCAGCATGTCGATGGCGGCGGCGGCGCCGCTCGTCCTCGGCGCCAACATCGGCACCACCCTCACGCCCATCGTGGCCGCCGCCGGCCAGGCGCCGGCCGGGAAGCGCGTGGCCTTCGCCCACGCGCTCTTCAAGCTGCTCGGGGTGGCCGGGTTCCTCCCCTTCATCGGCGCCTTCACCCGGCTCGCCGAGCGGACCGCGCCGGACGTGCCCCGCCAGATCGCGAACGCGCACTCCATCTTCAACCTGTGCACCGCGCTCGTCTTCCTGCCCTTCGTCGGCGTCGGGGCGCGGCTCGTCTCGCGGCTCTACCCCGACGGCGGCGGCCGCGAGCGCTTCGGGCCCCGCTACCTCGACCCGCGCGCCATCGAGAGTCCGGCGCTCGCCTTCGGCAACGCCCAGCGCGAGTTCCTGCGCATGGCCGACATCGTGGCGGACATGGTGAAGGACTGCCTCCGCTGCTTCGAGGAGGGCGGCGTCGACCTGGCGGCCGAGATCGAGGCGCGCGACGACCAGGTCGACATCCTGAACCGGGAGATCCGCTTCTACCTGGCGCGGCTGGGCCAGGAGGCGATGACCCGCGAGCAGGCCGACCGGCAGATGGAGCTCATCAGCCTCGCCTCCGACGTGGAGAACGCCGGCGACCTGGTGAACCGCAACATCCTGGCGCTGGCCCGCAAGAAGGCCGCGCACGGGCTCGCCTTCTCCAGGGAGGGCTGGGCCGACATCCGGGAGTTCCACGGTAAGGTCTCGGAGAACCTCGACCTGGCGCTGGTGGCCTTCTCCAGCGCGGACGAGGAGATCGCGCGCAAGGTGCTGCGCCACCGGCAGAAGCTCATGGACATCGAGGCCGAGCTCAAGGAGAAGCACATCGCCCGGCTCAACCAGGGGCTGCGCGAGTCGCTCGAGACCTCCAGCGTGCACCTCGACCTGCTCGCCTACCTGCGCACCGTGAACCTGCACATGGGCAACCTGGCCGAGGCGGTGGTGCGCCGGCGCGAGCGCGACCAGGACCGCCGGGAGTAG
- a CDS encoding HAD family hydrolase — protein MRPSVLLFDIDGTLLHCGGAGRRALERAMEEHLGGAVRPEETWLSGMKLDGMTDRLIVREAMLAVGHPFEEALCDRILDTYADHLEQEIHGPGYEVLPGVPALLADLAAAGRTVGLCTGNIRRGARIKLGRGGLDRFFGFDDGGVYGFAGDGEAREHIVAAAVRRASARLGRALAPEEALVIGDTPRDVTAARAAGCPVLAVATGRFSVEALRAEGPDHVVPTLERAHVGALLGV, from the coding sequence TTGCGCCCCTCCGTCCTCCTGTTCGACATCGACGGCACCCTCCTCCACTGCGGGGGCGCGGGCCGCCGCGCGCTCGAGCGCGCCATGGAGGAGCACCTGGGCGGCGCGGTGCGCCCCGAGGAGACCTGGCTCTCCGGCATGAAGCTCGACGGCATGACCGACCGGCTCATCGTGCGCGAGGCGATGCTGGCGGTGGGCCACCCGTTCGAGGAGGCGCTCTGCGACCGCATCCTCGACACCTACGCCGACCACCTGGAGCAGGAGATCCACGGCCCCGGCTACGAGGTGCTGCCGGGGGTCCCGGCCCTGCTCGCGGACCTGGCGGCGGCGGGGCGGACGGTCGGCCTGTGCACCGGCAACATCCGGCGCGGCGCGCGCATCAAGCTCGGCCGCGGCGGGCTCGACCGCTTCTTCGGCTTCGACGACGGCGGCGTGTACGGGTTCGCGGGGGACGGCGAGGCGCGCGAGCACATCGTGGCGGCCGCGGTGCGCCGCGCCTCGGCGCGGCTGGGCCGGGCGCTCGCACCGGAGGAGGCGCTCGTCATCGGCGACACGCCGCGCGACGTCACGGCGGCCCGCGCCGCCGGCTGCCCGGTGCTGGCGGTCGCCACCGGCCGCTTCAGCGTGGAGGCGCTGCGCGCCGAGGGCCCCGACCACGTGGTCCCCACCCTGGAGCGGGCCCACGTCGGCGCGCTGCTGGGCGTGTAG
- a CDS encoding GNAT family N-acetyltransferase, with protein sequence MTSQQAEIDEVGLDIDGPRLRAVPASGRHAAQIQACFEGAPDYFARTEGRPPGPDAAIQLLADAEVDDHRKVFVLVPRAGGPAVGVLDLHLDYPEPGTAQIGLLLFREACQGLGFGKETTAATEAALARAGYRALRLSVVDENVEAKQFWERLSFAIVGRLDRGVTVYEKPLG encoded by the coding sequence ATGACCTCGCAACAGGCGGAGATCGACGAGGTAGGGCTCGACATCGACGGGCCGCGGCTCCGCGCCGTGCCCGCGAGCGGCCGGCACGCGGCGCAGATCCAGGCCTGCTTCGAGGGCGCGCCGGACTACTTCGCGCGCACCGAGGGGCGCCCGCCGGGCCCCGACGCCGCCATCCAGCTCCTGGCCGACGCCGAGGTGGACGACCACCGCAAGGTCTTCGTCCTGGTGCCGCGCGCGGGCGGCCCCGCCGTCGGCGTGCTCGACCTGCACCTCGACTACCCCGAGCCGGGCACGGCGCAGATCGGGCTCCTGCTCTTCCGCGAGGCCTGCCAGGGGCTCGGGTTCGGCAAGGAGACCACCGCCGCCACCGAGGCCGCGCTGGCGCGCGCCGGGTACCGGGCGCTCCGCCTCTCGGTCGTCGACGAGAACGTCGAGGCGAAGCAGTTCTGGGAGCGGCTGAGCTTCGCGATCGTCGGGCGGCTCGACCGCGGCGTCACGGTCTACGAGAAGCCGCTGGGGTGA
- a CDS encoding glycosyltransferase, with protein MSPLEISVVIAYVAVLLVLSVYGSHRYYMAYLYYRHKFRLPTPRARFGELPRVTVQLPVFNEMYVVNRLIGAVCALDYPRHLLEVQVLDDSTDETCDIARACVDRWREQGVDISYVHRTDRAGFKAGALEHGLRLAKGEFVAVFDADFVPEPDFLRRTVHFFTDPKVGMVQVRWEHLNREYSALTQCQGILLDGHFVIEHTARNRSGAFFNFNGTAGIWRRETIRGAGGWQHDTLTEDLDLSYRAQLAGWKFVFLPQVTAPAEIPVEMNAFKSQQHRWAKGSIQTALKLLPRIFAAPLPYHVKREAFFHLTANFAYLLMIPLALLMPITIMVRVGHGWYEVLLLDIPFFAAATASVCSFYFASQREIGMTVWQRLRYMPFLMALGIGLSVNNSRAVVEALLHHQSGFTRTPKHGVKGAGERVTRKRYRATATLQPLVELALAAYMTYGILFVLDRQVWYALPFLLLFQAGFGYVGLMSVWEGLRDGWSRLRFTAAAQADVDA; from the coding sequence ATGAGCCCCCTCGAGATCTCCGTCGTCATCGCTTACGTCGCGGTGCTGCTCGTGCTCTCCGTGTACGGGTCGCACCGCTACTACATGGCGTACCTGTACTACCGGCACAAGTTCCGCCTGCCGACGCCGCGCGCTCGCTTCGGCGAGCTGCCGCGGGTGACCGTGCAGCTGCCGGTGTTCAACGAGATGTACGTCGTGAACCGGCTCATCGGCGCCGTGTGCGCGCTCGACTACCCGCGCCACCTGCTCGAGGTGCAGGTCCTCGACGACTCCACCGACGAGACCTGCGACATCGCGCGCGCCTGCGTCGACCGGTGGCGCGAGCAGGGCGTCGACATCAGCTACGTCCACCGCACGGATCGCGCCGGCTTCAAGGCGGGCGCGCTGGAGCACGGCCTCAGGCTCGCCAAGGGCGAGTTCGTGGCGGTCTTCGACGCCGACTTCGTGCCGGAGCCCGACTTCCTGCGCCGCACCGTCCACTTCTTCACCGACCCGAAGGTCGGGATGGTGCAGGTGCGCTGGGAGCACCTCAACCGGGAGTACAGCGCGCTCACGCAGTGCCAGGGCATCCTGCTCGACGGCCACTTCGTCATCGAGCACACCGCCCGCAACCGGTCCGGCGCCTTCTTCAACTTCAACGGCACCGCCGGCATCTGGCGGCGGGAGACCATCCGCGGCGCCGGCGGCTGGCAGCACGACACCCTGACCGAGGACCTCGACCTCTCCTACCGGGCGCAGCTCGCCGGGTGGAAGTTCGTCTTCCTGCCCCAGGTCACCGCCCCGGCCGAGATCCCGGTCGAGATGAACGCCTTCAAGAGCCAGCAGCACCGCTGGGCGAAGGGCTCCATCCAGACCGCGCTCAAGCTCCTGCCGCGCATCTTCGCGGCGCCGCTCCCGTATCACGTGAAGCGGGAGGCGTTCTTCCACCTCACCGCGAACTTCGCCTACCTGCTCATGATCCCGCTGGCGCTGCTCATGCCCATCACCATCATGGTGCGGGTGGGGCACGGCTGGTACGAGGTGCTGCTCCTCGACATCCCCTTCTTCGCCGCGGCGACCGCGTCGGTGTGCTCGTTCTACTTCGCGAGCCAGCGCGAGATCGGCATGACGGTGTGGCAGCGCCTGCGCTACATGCCGTTCCTGATGGCGCTCGGCATCGGCCTGTCGGTGAACAACTCCCGCGCCGTGGTCGAGGCGCTCCTGCACCACCAGTCCGGCTTCACCCGGACCCCCAAGCACGGGGTGAAGGGGGCCGGCGAGCGGGTGACGCGCAAGCGCTACCGCGCCACGGCGACGCTGCAGCCGCTCGTCGAGCTCGCCCTCGCCGCCTACATGACCTACGGCATCCTCTTCGTGCTCGACCGCCAGGTCTGGTACGCGCTGCCGTTCCTGCTGCTCTTCCAGGCGGGCTTCGGCTACGTCGGGCTCATGAGCGTGTGGGAGGGCCTGCGCGACGGGTGGAGCCGGCTCCGCTTCACCGCCGCGGCGCAGGCGGACGTCGACGCGTAG
- a CDS encoding S41 family peptidase, which yields MSRSRLLAALAVAVAFFAGLSVDHAARAARRDGGQPYRPLDVFADVLAYVENGYVEEVKEKELVYGAIEGMVARLDPHSQFMRPEVYRALKEETTGEFEGVGIELAVKGDQLLVVAPIADSPAERAGIAAGDRLLAIDGASTREMGLSDAVQRLKGPAGSKVVLQVMRDAFKAPQALTVLRERVRTQSVTWRVLDPARGFALVQVKTFQERTDAALKKALDGARQELKGELRGLVLDLRNDPGGLLDQAVKVADRFLRDGIIVSTEGRTKKGAEVERAHEKDTEPGYPIIVLVNRGTASASEIVAGALQDHGRALILGTQTFGKGSVQSLIDLEDGSGLKLTVARYYTPKHRSIQELGITPDVVVADAAPPLRDDEGPGEKDLERHFKNDAASPAAAAGAVAPPQDYQLRTALDYLRAATIFKGAPTALPPSAVKR from the coding sequence CCCGCCTCCTCGCCGCCCTGGCCGTGGCCGTCGCCTTCTTCGCCGGCCTGTCGGTCGACCACGCCGCGCGCGCCGCCCGCCGCGACGGCGGGCAGCCGTACCGCCCCCTCGACGTGTTCGCCGACGTGCTCGCCTACGTGGAGAACGGCTACGTCGAGGAGGTGAAGGAGAAGGAGCTGGTGTACGGCGCCATCGAGGGGATGGTGGCGCGGCTCGACCCGCACAGCCAGTTCATGCGGCCGGAGGTGTACCGCGCGCTCAAGGAGGAGACCACCGGTGAGTTCGAGGGGGTGGGGATCGAGCTGGCCGTGAAGGGCGACCAGCTCCTGGTGGTCGCCCCCATCGCCGACTCCCCGGCCGAGCGTGCCGGCATCGCCGCCGGCGACCGGCTGCTCGCGATCGACGGGGCGAGCACGCGGGAGATGGGGCTCTCCGACGCGGTCCAGCGGCTCAAGGGGCCGGCCGGGAGCAAGGTGGTGCTGCAGGTCATGCGCGACGCCTTCAAGGCGCCGCAGGCGCTGACGGTGCTGCGCGAGCGGGTGCGCACCCAGAGCGTCACCTGGCGGGTGCTCGACCCGGCCAGGGGCTTCGCGCTGGTGCAGGTGAAGACGTTCCAGGAGCGGACCGACGCCGCGCTCAAGAAGGCGCTCGACGGGGCGCGGCAGGAGCTCAAGGGCGAGCTGCGCGGGCTGGTGCTCGACCTGCGCAACGATCCGGGCGGGCTGCTCGACCAGGCCGTGAAGGTCGCCGATCGCTTCCTGCGCGACGGGATCATCGTCAGCACCGAGGGGCGCACCAAGAAGGGCGCCGAGGTGGAGCGCGCGCACGAGAAGGACACCGAGCCGGGCTACCCCATCATCGTCCTCGTGAACCGCGGCACGGCCTCCGCGAGCGAGATCGTGGCCGGCGCCCTCCAGGACCACGGGCGGGCCCTGATCCTCGGCACCCAGACCTTCGGCAAGGGCTCGGTCCAGAGCCTCATCGACCTCGAGGACGGCTCCGGCCTCAAGCTGACCGTGGCGCGCTATTACACGCCCAAGCACCGCTCCATCCAGGAGCTCGGCATCACCCCGGACGTGGTGGTCGCCGACGCCGCCCCGCCGCTGCGCGACGACGAGGGGCCGGGCGAGAAGGACCTGGAGCGGCACTTCAAGAACGACGCGGCGAGCCCGGCGGCCGCCGCGGGAGCGGTCGCGCCGCCGCAGGACTACCAGCTCAGGACCGCGCTCGACTACCTGCGGGCGGCGACCATCTTCAAGGGCGCCCCGACCGCGCTGCCCCCTTCGGCGGTGAAGCGCTAG